The following proteins are encoded in a genomic region of Maribacter hydrothermalis:
- a CDS encoding Lacal_2735 family protein gives MFGLFKKKTEKEKLQTQYEKLLKEAHTLSTTNRKMSDQKTFEAEEIMKQLEKL, from the coding sequence ATGTTCGGATTATTCAAAAAGAAAACAGAGAAAGAAAAATTACAAACTCAATATGAAAAGCTTTTAAAAGAAGCGCACACTTTATCTACTACAAATAGGAAGATGAGCGACCAAAAAACTTTCGAAGCAGAAGAAATAATGAAACAGCTGGAAAAGCTGTGA
- a CDS encoding DUF2452 domain-containing protein, giving the protein MAEDKKPDTVVFNNESKKYDAALKPYATSVGAPVITPTDTIAWKNRSINKINHKYKTKYLELKAEYETMMQEFQYNKLVLNATISFEPIVGELYHLYKKENGESFLSIIEPEQCKFNFIGSFYFNADQIWEKL; this is encoded by the coding sequence ATGGCAGAGGATAAAAAACCCGATACTGTAGTTTTCAATAATGAGTCCAAAAAATATGATGCAGCTCTTAAACCCTATGCAACTTCTGTTGGTGCACCAGTAATAACACCTACCGATACTATTGCTTGGAAAAATAGAAGTATCAATAAAATAAATCACAAGTACAAAACAAAATACTTAGAACTTAAGGCCGAGTACGAAACAATGATGCAGGAGTTCCAATACAACAAACTTGTATTGAATGCAACTATTTCGTTTGAACCTATTGTAGGCGAACTATATCATTTATACAAGAAAGAGAATGGGGAATCCTTTCTTTCTATTATAGAACCAGAACAGTGTAAATTTAATTTTATTGGTAGTTTTTATTTTAATGCAGACCAAATTTGGGAGAAATTATAG
- a CDS encoding phosphotyrosine protein phosphatase codes for MRILFICSANKQRSKTAEDYFASKFPEHEFLSAGTNSKICRKEGTTELTEVLLEWADKVYAMEKKHLDQIQKHTGSKYYTKVTVLNIPDIYGYYDKGLLKILDERIML; via the coding sequence ATGAGAATCCTCTTCATCTGCTCCGCAAATAAGCAACGCTCTAAAACGGCTGAGGATTACTTTGCTTCAAAATTTCCAGAACACGAATTTTTGAGCGCAGGAACAAATAGTAAAATTTGCAGAAAAGAAGGTACGACTGAACTAACTGAAGTTTTATTAGAGTGGGCTGATAAAGTCTATGCTATGGAAAAGAAACATCTTGACCAGATTCAAAAGCATACTGGGTCGAAATATTATACGAAAGTCACGGTTTTAAACATTCCAGATATTTATGGATATTATGACAAAGGGCTATTAAAGATTTTGGACGAGAGAATCATGCTTTAA
- a CDS encoding phospholipase D-like domain-containing protein, with translation MAELITDRDLRHAIESEIRNANKFVFIVSPYIDLDEDMMKAFNSLKSEVVKIIVYRQSDKSNFKSGISNGSREFLKSLPNVEFVAVKNLHAKFYINEEVGVISTMNLTKSSNHNYEIGVDINREEDDEMYFECLEYLLKGIFLGQDSNIDIERIKNIIPKRPFILEANAKTVFINGEVLDINTFKSFHDFCNTKHGYCIRCSNTEISFYPNQPFCSKCFLEWNKFKNPDYEEKYCHRCGMETNTEINEPLCDNCVEVYEFEMEREWKKTKVKK, from the coding sequence ATGGCAGAACTGATTACCGATAGAGATTTAAGACATGCAATTGAATCTGAAATAAGAAACGCTAATAAATTTGTGTTTATAGTTTCTCCATATATAGATTTAGATGAGGACATGATGAAGGCATTTAATTCCTTAAAGTCCGAAGTAGTTAAAATAATTGTGTACAGACAATCAGATAAATCGAATTTTAAATCAGGTATTTCAAACGGCTCCAGGGAGTTTTTAAAATCCCTTCCTAATGTAGAATTCGTTGCAGTTAAAAATTTACATGCAAAATTTTATATCAACGAAGAAGTTGGGGTAATCTCAACCATGAATTTAACCAAATCATCTAACCATAATTATGAGATAGGTGTAGATATAAATAGAGAAGAAGATGACGAAATGTATTTTGAGTGCTTAGAATATCTTTTAAAAGGTATTTTCTTAGGCCAAGACAGCAATATTGATATTGAAAGAATAAAAAATATAATTCCCAAACGACCATTCATTCTTGAAGCTAATGCCAAGACTGTTTTTATTAATGGAGAGGTGCTAGATATAAATACTTTTAAATCTTTTCATGATTTCTGTAATACAAAGCATGGTTACTGTATTAGGTGCTCAAACACAGAAATTTCATTTTACCCAAATCAGCCTTTTTGTTCGAAGTGCTTTTTGGAATGGAATAAATTTAAAAACCCTGATTACGAAGAGAAGTATTGCCATAGATGTGGTATGGAAACAAATACTGAAATAAATGAGCCATTGTGTGATAATTGTGTAGAAGTGTATGAGTTTGAGATGGAGCGGGAGTGGAAGAAAACAAAAGTAAAGAAGTAG
- a CDS encoding GIY-YIG nuclease family protein, which yields MAKKDKFTVEDDELLAALGVEVEVKKKAIFTALEERVIAGFEEIQKFIEEHKRLPLHGEENDIFERLYAVRLEKIKEKQEFIDLLKDIDYQNVLSGNFKKTIEISDDLDDDELLNLLGVEAEKDSITNLKHVKTRAEKRAVEEFANRTLCEDFEKFKPFFEQIKREIDTGLRETIRFRKDAGFTKTSLRQAQFLIVGGQIAHIAEIGETFKAPNGEDDARLRVIYSNGTESNILLRSLIRAMYKDETSRFITDTSLGPLFSDETSEDDQESGTIYVLRSFSNNPIVKENKDVVHKIGVTGGKVKKRISNAKNDPTFLMAEVEVVATYKLANINRVKLENIIHKFFYSAKLDIEIKDRFGKPVKPNEWFLVPIFIIDEMVSKIKDGSVSDYYYDAESVKLKKY from the coding sequence ATGGCTAAGAAAGACAAATTCACGGTTGAGGATGATGAGTTGTTAGCGGCTTTAGGAGTAGAGGTAGAAGTTAAAAAGAAAGCCATATTTACAGCCTTAGAGGAACGCGTTATTGCAGGTTTTGAGGAGATTCAAAAATTTATTGAAGAGCACAAACGACTACCTCTTCACGGTGAAGAAAATGATATTTTTGAAAGATTATACGCAGTTAGACTAGAAAAAATTAAAGAGAAACAAGAGTTTATTGATTTGTTAAAAGACATTGATTATCAAAATGTTTTATCTGGTAATTTTAAAAAAACTATTGAAATATCAGATGATTTAGATGATGATGAGCTATTAAATCTTTTAGGAGTTGAGGCAGAAAAAGACTCAATAACAAATCTTAAACACGTTAAGACTCGTGCAGAAAAAAGAGCAGTTGAAGAGTTTGCTAATAGAACTTTATGTGAAGACTTTGAAAAATTTAAACCTTTTTTTGAACAAATAAAAAGAGAGATTGATACGGGTTTAAGAGAAACAATAAGGTTTCGAAAAGATGCAGGATTTACCAAAACAAGCTTAAGGCAAGCACAGTTTCTTATTGTAGGTGGACAGATAGCACATATAGCCGAAATTGGGGAAACCTTTAAAGCTCCAAACGGAGAGGATGATGCACGTTTACGTGTTATATACTCTAATGGTACAGAAAGTAATATTTTACTTCGATCATTGATTAGAGCAATGTATAAAGATGAGACTAGTAGATTTATAACAGATACATCTTTAGGTCCATTGTTTTCAGATGAAACTAGTGAAGATGACCAAGAAAGTGGAACAATTTACGTTTTGCGTAGCTTCTCTAATAACCCTATAGTTAAAGAAAATAAAGACGTCGTCCATAAAATAGGAGTTACCGGTGGCAAAGTTAAAAAACGTATTTCTAATGCAAAAAACGACCCTACTTTTCTCATGGCAGAGGTAGAAGTTGTGGCAACTTATAAATTAGCGAACATAAACCGAGTGAAATTAGAAAACATCATTCATAAGTTTTTCTATTCAGCTAAATTAGATATTGAAATTAAAGACCGTTTTGGAAAGCCTGTTAAACCGAATGAATGGTTCTTAGTACCTATTTTTATTATTGATGAAATGGTTAGTAAAATAAAAGATGGTAGCGTTAGTGATTATTATTATGATGCTGAATCTGTTAAATTGAAGAAATATTAA
- a CDS encoding type IV toxin-antitoxin system AbiEi family antitoxin domain-containing protein → MDISDYIKQLQSVEEYSFSWDELIQKCHKTETALTRELSRLVTKKEIINLRKGFYLIIPPRYSKQEQLPIQLFADKLFNYLDSKYYLGFYSAAKFHGAGHQQVQREYVMTDNQFPNIKKSSLDIHFFTTSKWPTKNILEKKSDAGIFKISSPALTAADLISHQTKLGGINRMLAILEELSEEITVQDINDLLSWYPHKSTLQRFGFLLESALQVESNLYVPIMECLKASKYYPVLLSPKSKERPGAINNHWKVDVNIKLENDL, encoded by the coding sequence TTGGATATTTCAGACTACATAAAGCAATTACAATCGGTTGAAGAGTACTCATTTTCCTGGGATGAACTTATACAAAAGTGTCATAAAACAGAAACTGCTTTAACGCGAGAGCTCTCTCGATTGGTAACAAAAAAGGAAATTATAAATCTAAGAAAAGGATTTTACCTAATCATTCCACCAAGATATTCAAAACAAGAACAGCTTCCTATACAATTATTTGCAGATAAACTTTTTAACTATTTGGATAGTAAGTATTACCTGGGCTTTTATTCCGCTGCAAAATTTCACGGTGCAGGACATCAACAAGTGCAACGGGAATATGTGATGACGGATAACCAATTTCCTAACATTAAAAAATCATCGCTGGACATCCATTTTTTTACAACTTCAAAATGGCCAACAAAAAACATTTTAGAAAAAAAATCGGACGCAGGTATTTTTAAAATTTCAAGTCCAGCGCTAACCGCTGCAGATTTAATTAGTCATCAAACTAAGTTGGGTGGAATTAATAGAATGTTAGCCATTCTAGAAGAGTTATCAGAAGAGATTACCGTTCAAGACATAAACGACTTATTAAGTTGGTATCCTCACAAAAGCACCCTACAACGTTTTGGTTTTTTGTTAGAGTCAGCACTACAAGTTGAATCTAATTTATATGTACCAATTATGGAATGCTTAAAGGCATCAAAATACTATCCGGTGTTATTGAGTCCAAAATCAAAAGAGAGACCTGGAGCCATTAATAATCACTGGAAAGTTGATGTGAATATAAAACTGGAAAACGATTTATGA
- a CDS encoding nucleotidyl transferase AbiEii/AbiGii toxin family protein, which produces MIPKPYIAKWQKQAPWKQFYQVEQDLVISRALVEIFSDNFLRENLAFRGGTALHKLYLNPAPRYSEDIDLVQIKEGPIKPIMQRLNEVITFFEEKRSTKIGGHGAKALYRFTSEYEGIRLRLKLEINCKEHFNVLPWVEFPFEVQSDWFKGSANIRTYNINELLGTKLRALYQRSKGRDLFDLDYSRLNLKLDHDAIIQCFNEYMKFSVDKTPSRKEFLMNIEEKENDPNFTGDMEALLRPEIEYNHEAAFGWLKNELMTKIK; this is translated from the coding sequence ATGATTCCAAAGCCCTACATAGCAAAATGGCAAAAACAAGCCCCTTGGAAACAGTTTTATCAAGTAGAACAAGACCTTGTAATTAGCAGAGCATTAGTAGAAATTTTCTCTGATAATTTTCTAAGAGAAAATCTAGCCTTTAGGGGTGGAACTGCTTTGCATAAATTGTATCTAAATCCTGCGCCAAGATATTCTGAAGATATCGATTTGGTTCAAATTAAAGAAGGTCCAATAAAACCAATAATGCAACGTCTCAATGAAGTCATTACATTTTTTGAAGAAAAAAGAAGCACTAAAATCGGAGGACATGGAGCAAAAGCATTATATCGTTTTACTTCTGAATATGAGGGTATTAGACTGCGCTTAAAATTAGAAATTAATTGTAAAGAGCATTTTAATGTACTACCATGGGTTGAATTTCCTTTTGAGGTGCAAAGCGATTGGTTTAAAGGAAGCGCTAATATTCGAACGTACAACATCAATGAACTTTTAGGTACTAAGCTTAGGGCATTATACCAACGTAGCAAAGGTCGCGATTTGTTTGATTTAGATTATTCTAGATTGAATTTGAAATTAGACCATGATGCTATCATCCAATGCTTTAATGAATACATGAAGTTCTCCGTGGACAAAACACCAAGTAGAAAAGAGTTTTTAATGAATATAGAGGAAAAAGAGAACGACCCTAATTTTACAGGAGATATGGAAGCTTTGTTGCGACCAGAAATTGAATACAATCACGAAGCTGCTTTTGGGTGGCTTAAAAATGAACTAATGACCAAAATAAAATAA
- a CDS encoding TIGR03643 family protein, whose translation MGDTKQFTERELDRIIEMAWEDRTPFEALLFQFKIPEKEVIKIMRGNLKESSFKRWRKRVNSGVSSKHLKKRSDEITRFKCTRQRAISGNKISKR comes from the coding sequence ATGGGTGACACAAAACAATTTACAGAGCGAGAACTAGATCGCATTATTGAAATGGCTTGGGAAGATCGCACACCTTTTGAAGCACTATTATTTCAATTTAAAATACCTGAAAAAGAGGTAATTAAAATTATGCGAGGTAATCTTAAAGAATCTAGTTTTAAGCGTTGGCGCAAACGCGTTAATAGTGGTGTTAGTAGTAAGCATTTAAAAAAGCGAAGTGATGAAATCACACGTTTTAAATGCACCAGGCAACGTGCCATTTCAGGAAATAAAATAAGTAAGCGTTAA
- a CDS encoding class I SAM-dependent DNA methyltransferase — protein sequence MNAVEIEEAVSELALQPFEAKEFPFLFLEAFGNKDTTIKKLRSGSSNKTDVDGAILQRNNIHIATCKKGKVSETLDVLRKSPSTTKSKAEYILATDGLDFQAENIFSGETVACEYEDFHNYFGFFLSLANITTVKQIRESAFDIKATSRLNKLYVELLEHNPEWTSIERRPDMNHFLARLIFCFFAEDTDIFREDDLFTDTVQKISDSNASNTHEVISEIFRAMDTKLENRDEEKIKVWGKKFPYVNGELFSGSIDVPKFTKIARSYLLHVGSLDWKQINPDIFGSMIQAVADEDERGSLGMHYTSVPNILKVLNPLFLDDLREHLEKAEDNSRKLLNLRNRMARIRVFDPACGSGNFLVIAYKEMRKIENEINLKRGEKNKASEIPLTNFRGIELKDFSAEVARLALIIAEYQCDVLYRGQSLALAEFLPLDAQNWITKGNALTINWLSVCPPMGTGVKLLGDDLFSTPLDQAEIDFDNEGGETYICGNPPYLGSTWQSKEQKADLESIFSKYTKQWKTLDYVSGWFMKAAEFANNTDAASAFVSTNSICQGQHVPILWPIIFKAGHKINFAHTSFKWANLASYNAGVTVIIVGISKSSSNYNRLFSINDSNETVEKKVNFINAYLIDGQDVIVRKLSKPLSGVDEMTFGSKPVDGGNLLLDKDELTSLKLSQTEKVKYVKRIYGSSELISDKVRYCLWINDKDIDTAKRIRKINDRIEAVKEMRLASKKAATQKGADYPHRFDEKRQNGNELLIVVPAVSSGNRNILPCGFLKPGNIITNRNFALFNAALWNFAIIVSKLHYVWIDSICGKLRTDFNYSNTLGWNTFPIPTLTKKNKEDLTTCVEEILISRERHFPATIADLYNPDKMPEDLRQAHKRNDEVLERIYIGRKFKNDTERLEKLFQLYTKMTSEK from the coding sequence ATGAACGCAGTAGAAATAGAAGAAGCAGTATCAGAACTTGCCCTACAGCCCTTTGAAGCTAAAGAATTTCCTTTTCTCTTTTTAGAGGCTTTTGGTAATAAAGATACCACTATAAAGAAGTTAAGAAGCGGTTCTTCTAATAAAACAGATGTTGATGGTGCTATTTTACAACGAAATAACATTCATATTGCAACTTGTAAAAAAGGGAAAGTTTCTGAAACTTTAGATGTACTTCGTAAAAGTCCTTCAACCACTAAAAGTAAAGCAGAATATATTTTGGCAACAGATGGATTAGATTTTCAGGCTGAAAACATATTTAGTGGTGAAACTGTAGCTTGTGAGTATGAAGATTTTCATAATTATTTTGGCTTTTTTCTTTCTCTAGCAAATATTACCACAGTAAAACAAATACGTGAAAGCGCATTTGATATAAAAGCAACCAGTCGTTTAAATAAATTGTATGTTGAGTTATTAGAACATAATCCCGAATGGACAAGTATAGAGCGACGTCCAGACATGAACCACTTTTTAGCACGCTTAATCTTTTGTTTTTTTGCTGAGGATACAGATATATTTAGAGAAGACGACCTTTTTACAGATACCGTTCAAAAAATTAGTGATTCAAATGCATCTAATACTCACGAGGTTATTAGTGAGATTTTTAGGGCGATGGATACTAAACTCGAAAATCGTGATGAAGAAAAAATAAAAGTTTGGGGTAAAAAATTCCCCTATGTAAATGGGGAGCTTTTTTCAGGTTCTATTGATGTGCCTAAGTTTACCAAAATAGCACGTTCTTATTTGTTACATGTAGGTAGTTTAGATTGGAAGCAAATTAACCCAGATATATTTGGGTCAATGATACAAGCTGTTGCAGACGAAGATGAACGTGGTTCATTAGGGATGCATTACACTTCTGTTCCAAATATATTAAAGGTGTTAAATCCATTGTTTTTAGATGATTTACGTGAGCACTTAGAAAAGGCAGAAGATAACAGTCGAAAATTACTAAATCTACGCAACCGTATGGCTCGTATACGTGTATTTGACCCTGCTTGTGGTTCTGGTAATTTCCTAGTGATTGCGTATAAAGAAATGCGTAAAATTGAAAATGAGATTAACCTAAAACGAGGAGAAAAAAATAAAGCAAGTGAAATACCATTAACTAACTTTAGGGGTATTGAATTAAAAGACTTTTCAGCAGAAGTAGCACGCTTAGCATTAATTATAGCTGAATACCAATGTGATGTTTTATATAGAGGTCAGAGTCTTGCACTTGCAGAGTTTTTGCCACTAGATGCCCAAAATTGGATTACAAAAGGGAATGCATTAACAATTAATTGGTTGTCAGTATGCCCACCAATGGGAACTGGAGTAAAATTATTAGGAGACGATTTGTTTTCTACACCATTAGATCAAGCCGAAATAGATTTTGATAATGAAGGCGGCGAAACTTATATCTGTGGAAACCCGCCATATCTTGGCTCTACTTGGCAATCCAAAGAGCAAAAAGCAGATTTAGAATCCATTTTTTCTAAATACACAAAACAATGGAAAACCCTTGATTATGTAAGTGGTTGGTTTATGAAAGCTGCAGAATTTGCTAATAATACTGATGCAGCCTCCGCATTCGTTTCGACTAACTCTATTTGCCAAGGTCAACACGTACCCATTTTATGGCCAATAATCTTTAAGGCTGGACATAAAATAAATTTTGCACATACATCTTTTAAATGGGCAAATCTTGCCAGTTATAATGCGGGTGTAACGGTAATTATTGTTGGAATCTCAAAATCAAGTAGTAATTATAATAGACTTTTCTCCATTAATGATAGCAATGAAACAGTAGAAAAGAAAGTGAATTTTATAAATGCATACTTGATCGATGGTCAAGATGTAATAGTTCGAAAATTATCAAAGCCTCTTTCTGGTGTTGATGAGATGACGTTTGGCAGTAAACCTGTAGATGGAGGAAATCTGTTACTTGATAAAGATGAGCTAACATCCTTAAAACTGAGCCAGACAGAAAAAGTCAAATATGTAAAAAGAATATATGGCTCTTCAGAACTTATATCGGACAAAGTAAGATATTGCCTATGGATTAATGATAAAGATATCGATACTGCAAAACGTATTAGAAAAATTAATGACAGGATAGAAGCTGTTAAAGAAATGCGATTAGCAAGTAAAAAAGCTGCTACTCAAAAGGGGGCAGATTATCCACATCGTTTTGATGAAAAAAGACAAAATGGCAATGAATTATTAATTGTTGTTCCAGCCGTTTCTTCGGGAAATCGCAATATTTTACCTTGTGGTTTTTTAAAGCCTGGTAATATAATCACAAACCGAAATTTTGCTTTGTTTAATGCTGCGTTATGGAATTTTGCAATTATAGTATCAAAATTGCATTATGTTTGGATTGACTCTATCTGTGGCAAGCTCAGAACCGACTTTAATTACTCAAATACACTTGGTTGGAACACCTTTCCAATACCAACTTTGACAAAAAAAAATAAGGAAGACCTAACAACTTGCGTAGAAGAGATATTAATTTCTAGGGAGCGCCATTTCCCTGCAACTATTGCAGATTTATATAATCCAGATAAAATGCCAGAAGATTTACGCCAAGCGCATAAACGCAATGATGAAGTGCTGGAACGTATTTACATAGGTCGTAAATTTAAAAACGATACGGAGCGTTTAGAAAAATTATTTCAACTCTATACTAAGATGACTTCTGAAAAATAA
- a CDS encoding DEAD/DEAH box helicase → MNKEKNIPTITVNYNNNGSSITSNELGMRAMQELAYEKRGEQYLLIKSPPASGKSRALMFIALDKLNNQDIKQVIIAVPEKSIGSSFNNESLSNYGFYYDWEVTPKWNLCNSPGEDGGKVKSVKAFLESTDKVLVCTHATLRFAVERFGIDVFDNRLIAIDEFHHVSASEDNVLGSQLKDFIERDKVHIVAMTGSYFRGDANPVLMPDDELKFVPVTYTYYEQLSGYEYLKTLNIGYYFYSGAYTDDITKVLNPEEKTIIHIPNVNSRESIGGTRFKQQEVDNILNELGEWQGIEESTGFNLIKTNSGKIIKVANLVDDDPSKRPIVQAALRMSEIKSNRDHVDIIIALGMAKEGFDWIWCEHALTIGYRSSLTEIVQIIGRATRDAPNKTHARFTNLIAEVDATEDSVTDAVNDTLKAISASLLMEQVLIPKMNFTPKNPQNNPEDGYDYGEGGYDPNKENVGWNEEKGEYQVEIKGLAMPEGEDAKRICKEDLSEVIAAFAQDKEAIGRGLFDEELVPQELTQVRLGKIIKEKYPEIDDEDIEAIRQHAVAALNITQMAKQAINTGNEDNIKTNTSLIDGIRKFALDVRHLDVDWIDSINPFSEAYSILSKSMNEKSLKAMAEVISAKKPNMSIEDARILARRALKFKNERGRLPDIKSADPYEQKMAQAIAYLARKKSEEQNG, encoded by the coding sequence ATGAATAAAGAAAAAAACATACCTACTATAACAGTAAATTATAATAATAACGGCAGCTCTATTACGTCTAATGAGTTAGGTATGCGTGCAATGCAAGAGCTTGCTTATGAGAAACGAGGTGAACAATATTTATTAATTAAATCACCACCTGCATCTGGTAAAAGTCGTGCCTTAATGTTTATCGCTTTAGATAAACTAAACAATCAAGATATTAAGCAAGTTATAATTGCTGTTCCGGAAAAATCAATAGGTTCTAGTTTTAATAATGAATCATTGTCTAATTATGGATTTTACTATGATTGGGAAGTGACACCAAAATGGAATTTATGTAATTCACCAGGTGAAGATGGTGGTAAGGTAAAATCAGTAAAAGCCTTTTTAGAAAGTACAGATAAAGTTTTAGTTTGCACTCACGCTACATTACGTTTTGCAGTAGAGCGCTTTGGTATAGATGTTTTTGATAATAGACTTATTGCTATAGATGAATTTCATCACGTAAGTGCAAGTGAAGATAATGTACTTGGTTCTCAGCTTAAAGATTTTATTGAAAGGGATAAAGTACATATTGTAGCAATGACAGGCTCTTATTTTAGAGGAGACGCAAATCCTGTTTTAATGCCAGATGATGAGTTAAAGTTTGTGCCCGTAACTTATACTTATTATGAGCAATTAAGTGGTTACGAGTATTTAAAAACGTTGAATATTGGATATTACTTTTATAGTGGAGCATATACAGATGACATTACTAAAGTTTTAAATCCAGAGGAAAAAACAATCATACATATTCCTAATGTCAATTCAAGAGAAAGTATTGGTGGTACCCGATTTAAACAACAAGAAGTAGATAATATATTAAATGAATTAGGTGAATGGCAAGGGATTGAAGAATCTACTGGTTTTAATCTTATAAAGACAAATTCAGGCAAAATAATTAAAGTGGCAAACCTAGTAGATGATGATCCATCAAAACGTCCTATAGTTCAGGCTGCTCTTAGAATGTCCGAAATCAAAAGTAATCGTGATCATGTAGATATTATTATTGCTTTAGGGATGGCTAAAGAAGGTTTTGATTGGATATGGTGCGAGCACGCATTAACAATTGGGTATCGTTCTAGTTTAACAGAGATTGTACAAATTATTGGACGTGCCACACGTGATGCGCCTAATAAAACTCATGCAAGATTTACAAACTTAATAGCAGAAGTGGATGCTACTGAAGACTCTGTAACAGATGCAGTAAATGATACTTTAAAGGCAATATCTGCAAGTTTGTTAATGGAACAAGTTTTAATTCCTAAAATGAACTTTACACCTAAAAACCCTCAAAATAATCCAGAAGATGGATATGATTATGGTGAAGGTGGTTACGACCCGAATAAAGAAAATGTAGGATGGAATGAAGAGAAGGGAGAATATCAAGTAGAAATTAAAGGCTTAGCTATGCCAGAGGGAGAAGATGCTAAGCGAATTTGCAAAGAAGATTTGAGCGAGGTCATTGCTGCTTTTGCGCAAGATAAAGAAGCAATTGGTCGTGGTTTATTTGATGAAGAATTAGTTCCTCAAGAATTAACTCAAGTAAGATTAGGTAAAATTATTAAGGAAAAATATCCAGAGATTGATGATGAAGATATTGAAGCAATACGACAACATGCTGTAGCTGCTTTAAATATTACTCAAATGGCTAAACAAGCCATTAATACTGGTAATGAAGACAATATCAAAACGAATACTTCTTTAATCGATGGTATACGTAAATTCGCTTTAGATGTTAGGCATTTAGATGTAGATTGGATAGATAGTATTAATCCTTTTAGCGAAGCATACTCAATCCTTTCAAAGTCAATGAATGAAAAAAGTTTAAAGGCAATGGCAGAAGTAATATCAGCTAAAAAGCCAAATATGTCAATAGAAGATGCAAGGATCTTAGCTAGGCGAGCTTTAAAATTTAAAAATGAAAGAGGTAGATTACCGGATATAAAATCTGCTGACCCATATGAGCAAAAAATGGCACAAGCAATCGCTTATTTAGCAAGAAAAAAATCAGAAGAACAAAATGGCTAA